The genomic stretch ATAATGTTATTTATCAGCCATTTCATGTGTTGGTGATTGTGGTTTAAAAGGAGTAGTCGAATGTTCGAGGATAGAGGATTAAGTTACATTTGGAGTTTGTTTAAGAACAAGACTTGAAGGTCTTTTTGGTTTGCTATTGGAGTTTAGAGATATTAATCATTTGTTTTAGTATGAAGAAAAGGGAGTCTGCTGGGTTAGTACTCTTAGACATTTCTTGGTGTTTCCTACAAAATCATTGTCGACCCTCTTATGCTTGATGACGCTTGTCGTCTAATTAATGCTTTTGGTTTCTCATATTTGTAGGACATAGTTTCAAAGATCACAGCTTTGACAAAAGAAGAATCATGGAAAGATGAGACACTGTGCATTTTGTCTGCTACTGGTTCAGTCTCTACAGTTGACATAGGCCATGACAGGAACTCTGTTAGACTTAACATTCCTAAGGTTGTGCTACTGATAATCTCTGTTATGATATTCCTTAGGGTAAATTTAATTGTAATGTATTGCTATTGTTCTTGTGCCTGAAAATGAACTGGTTTGTTGATGAATTGACAGGGATGTTATGGCATACTGTCTTTAAATGGTAGCTACTCAGTATCGGAGAGCAGGGATTGTCAAACTGAGGGGCTGATGGTGTCAGTGGTCGGGTCGGATGGCTCTGTATTTAGTGGTACCGTTGTTGGAACGCTTATAGCTGCATCGCCCGTTCAGGTTATAGTGGGGGGCTTCTCAAAGGCCAAGGGTGGCGGTGGCAGAGGCAGAGGCAGAGGCAGAGGCAGAGGCGGAGGCTCCTCATCTGATCCAGCTCCTTCTGATTCTAGAGCTCCCTCTGCAAGGGGCAGTGGAAGCGGAGGCAGAGGCAGAGGCAGAGGCAAAGGCAGAGGCAGGGGCAGGGGCGTAGGCGGAGGTTCCACATCTGCAGAGGGCAGAAGAAGCCCCTCATCTGATTCACCTTCTTCTGCAGAGGGCAGCGGAGGCGGAGGCTCATCTGATCCACCTCCTTCTGATATGAGAACTCCCTCTGCAAAGGGCAGTGGAAGTGGAGGCGGAGTCTCCTCGTCTAATCTACCTCCTCCTGATTTTGGAGCTCCCTCTAATCCACCTTCCAAATTGTGAGCTCCCTTTTCAGATGGTTCAAGTGATTTTAACCCTTTTCAGATGATTATGCAACCCTCCTAATCTAATCCACCTTCCCTTTgcagaggcggaggcggaggcggaacTCCCTTTCATTGAAGTTCCCTCTTCAGATGGTTCAAGTGATGATACCCTTGTGCCATTGAAGTTGCACAGCTTTACTGTACTTGTTTTTCCAATGTAAGCAAATCATCCATCGCAGATACACAgctttttcttttagttgtttCGATTGTAGCAAAATGCTATACTTTTCTCATTGAGATATATCATCATTTGTCAATTTCTAGTCTCTCTCCCTTTCCTTATATTTTCTATTTCGTTTCTTTTGTAGATATATCATACTAGTATTCTTTTCATTattattccttttttttggttggtatgatttaattttctttctGATTTGTTTTTAATAGGAGTACGTACAATCTATATTAATTATATCTTTCAATGCTTTAATATGAGTTTGAAAACTTATCTCTAGTTACATAATATGAATGGTTAGTTTAATCATGTTATAAAATAATGTgactttaaaattaaataattactagGAGTATAGTATTTAAAGGTgtagtaatttaatttgatattagtttatttttattatgttatgtACTTATGTAGGGATTCGAAAGAGAACAGTTATATTATGCTAGTAGGAGAGTGACTCTTCAGTACAGCAATTACATGTAGGGATTCGAAAGAGATCAGTTATATTATGTATTAGTCGAGAccttaattaaatatatattaggaatttttataaaattattagtatCTTATAATTTAATGGAATGGTGTccaaaattttaagaaattatttgttttatccaaatttttattttattgagtaGTATTTTCTATGGACATTAATCGATTAAAATCAACACAGATTTCGTAAGGAAGAATTTATGTTATTTATAAATGATGCTATTAGTATTTAGTAGTGACAGCAAGAAGCCAAATGGAATGGTGTGAGACAGCAATAATCCCCACGGAAATTTACGTTCAGACATACCGTAGTAAATATGTGTGTGTCTGTACGAATCGTTCCGTGCTCATAGCTCATGTTTGTGTTAAAAGTTTgcttattatgattttgatgCAAATGTGAGTTATTTATACAAGCCACAAGGGAgactttattatatttatttatgtaattacaGAATGCTTTACTGATTGTGTGTAAGTTTTGAACTTCAAGGAAGTTTCGTGTTTTTCAGATTAGAGAAAGATGTACTATTGAGAAAATGGAGAATCTATATTTTTATGAGTCAGAAGTTCCATGATTGACATGCAAGCTTAAGAGTTCGAATCAATATTTCGTTGAAGTCACAAACTTATTTTTACGCATAACATGTTTCGATCTTAGAgatatattttttgcattttgatttcaatttgaATATAGAAGAATTTCCACAAACTAGAGATTGAAGGTCTTGCTTAGATGATGATTCTAtaaggaaaaatgaaattttctaatttaatttatttgttaattaaGTTGTCTGTTGCGCAGAAAGAGTTCCTTCAGAAGTTTATCAAAAATTCTCCATGCAATAATAGTTTTGCAAATCAACTAAGTACTATTAAATGATTACTTAATtcctatattaaaaaaattataatgcaATGATTTCGGAAGATGGAAAAATAGACACCAACATTATTTGATTCCAAATTCAGAGCAATACCTATTGTACCTTCTTCAAATTCGACTAATTCAAAAATATTATGATGTGACTgtatttagtactccctccgtccgtccacgaataggagtctcatttctatccggcacaggttttaagaaatgttaagaaaagtgagtggaagaaaattagtggaataggggttcacttgtatatattagttttaaatgatatgtgagtggaatgagttagtggaatgcgtggtctctttaccatttatggtaattatgaaccgggacTTCTACTcgtggacggaccaaaatggaaaaacgggactcatattcgtggacggagggagtatataaatatttgaatattgtgattaatttattattatttgaaaatttcatGGGCGTCTCTCTCGTGAAATTGCGGGTAATGCAACTGGTTTTAAAATTGATGCAGTAGTCATCTCATTCAAACATAGCAAAATCAAATGGTTTTGCATTTTTGATACTCTATTTCAGTTTTATATGGAGATGCAGATTCTGTTAATTCGTTGAGATACAGATTCGGCAAAATGCAAAACGATAAACCCCAAATTGTAAAACCCCCGCGATTTTTGAACCTCAACCGCTTCACCCATCGTCTCTTTCCAATTCCACCTGCATTCCGCTCAGCTTTCCTGTAAATTTACTCTCCAACCTCCCCAAATCAACTCTCTTTCACAATTTCAGTTTCCAAAATCAACCTGCATTTTGTATCTCCTGATTCGATACAACTCTCCGAGATTCTCGCAATCGCAGTATGAATCCATTTGATGCTGAACTAACCCGAATTGAAGATACCGACACTGATGGCTCGCCCTCCGTGCTCACTGATGCGCCGCCCAATAAGATAAGGGGCCGCCCAAGCCCAAGAAAGGGTAATAGAGGTAGACCCATTCCCCAATGCCTCTCCCCGACGCCCGCCCAACAACGGCCTATTTCTCAATCTCCTGAAATTCTCGGCTTGTACTCTTATTCTTCCTTCCTTTCGCGCTACTTTTTTGAACTTTTTAGTAATGTTTTCTCTTTTGGTGGCCAGCAATTCAAGGAATCGACTTAACACCCTATGTCCTTAGGGTTGAAATCGGAGAGGTACATTTCTTGTTCATGGCCTTGTTTTTCTTTATAGTGCAACTGGATTTTGATAGCATTTTGGACTTCATGCTTTTATGGTTAATGGTTTTTGTCGCTAAGCAATTGTGGAAAGAAACTAGTATGTGTCTTCTCATATAGAATGTGAGCAATTTATGTTATTAAACTTGGCGAATTAAGTGCGTTCTTGGTGAATTATCGCTTTTCAGTTAAGAAGTTTGGACTCGTGCTTTTATGGTTGATGGCTGTTGTCGCTAAAGCAATCATGGAAAGAAACTAGCATGTGCCTTCTTGTAGATTGTGTTAGTCTTAAACTTAGCGAATTAAGTGCATTCTTGGTGGATTGTGGCTTTTGATTTAAGAAGTCGATCGTTCAGTTTCTATCCCCGGGAGTAGTCCTAGAACGATATACTCTTTTTAGTTTGAATTATGTATGCTTTAATGCAATCCGTGTAATGTACATCTCACGAACAGTAGTTTTTTTCTCTAGGAAAAGTTTTTAAAACTGCTATAATTGGTTGCCTTGCTTCATAGAATCTGTATTACCTTACCGCATGGTAGTGTATAGCAACCAAATATGGTGTATGCGTGAAATGCAAGTTTGGGAGAATTTTTTTGAATGGTCTGCATAAGGAAACTCTCAATTGTCGACCCTCTTATGCTTGGTGACGCTTGTCGTCTAATTAATGCTTTTGGTTTCTCATATTTGTTGTTTCCTACAAAATCATTGTCGACCCTCTTATGCTTGATTAAGCTTGTCGTCTAATTAATGCTTTTGGTCTCACATATTTGTAGGACATTGTTTCAAAGATAATAGCGTTTACAAAAGAAGGATCATGGAAAGATGAGACAGTGGTCATTTTGTCTGCTACTGGTTCTATCTCTAGTGTTTACATAGGCTATAACGGGAACTCTGTTATCCGTATCGTTCCTAAGGTTGTAAATGTAATTGTAATGTATTGCTATTGCTCTTGTGCCTGGAATGGTATACACTCCCCTGAAAATGAACTGGTTTGTTGATGAATTGACAGGGACAATATGACATACTGTCTTTAAAAGGTAGCTTCACAGTATCTAAGAGCAAGGTTTGTCAAACTGAAGGGCTGATGGTGTCATTGGCTGAGACGGATAACTCTGTATTTGGTGGTTCCGTTCATGGAATGCTTATAGCTGCAACGCCCATTCAGGTTGTAGTGGGGAGCTTCACGAATGCCAAGGGTGACGGTGGCAGTGGCGGTGGCATAGGCAGAGGTAGAAGGAGAGGCAGTGGCATGGGCTCCTCATCTAATTCACCTTACTATTCTGGAGGCTCCTCGTTCTGATTTAAGAGCTCCCTCTAAAGGGGGCAGTGGAAGAGAGGCAGAGGCTCCTCATCTAAACCACCTTCCAATATTGGAGCTACCTCTGCAGGGGGCGGCGGAGGCTCCTCGTCTAAACCACCTTCCAATTTCGGAGCTACCTCTGCAAGGGGCAGCGGAGGCGGAGGCTCCTCATCTAACTCAATCTTAACTCCATCAAAATGTAAGCAAAACGCTAACATACAGAGCTTTACTGTACTTGTTTCCCAATGTAAGCAAATCATCCATCACAGATACATAgcattttcttttagttgtttCGATTGTAGCAAAATGCTATACTTTTCTCATTCGGATATATCATCATGTGTCAATACTTACCAACGGCTTTGCTCAATGAATTTGCGTTCTTTCTCTTATTCATCAGTATTTCTTTAGATTTTCTATTTTCATTATTCTTTTCTAGATATTagattttctttctattttgtttttaataggCCTACTAATATTTTCGATGCTTTGATATGAGTTTGAAAACTTATCTCTAGTTACATAATATGAATGGTTAGTTTACTCATGTTATGAAATACTGAAGTGTTACTATATTGtaactttaaaattgaataatctACCAGTGTTTAATATGCCACTAGCTAGAAGGGTTGGGGAGTTCAGTTATATGCTAGTGGGAGAGTGACTCTGCAATACAGCAATTACATGCGGTTAAAGGTTGGAAATATCAATTATTAGTCGAGACCTTAAATATATATaaggaattttaaaaattaagtacTCCGTATTACTAGTATCTTATTATTTAATCCAAAACTTGAAATGGCACTAAagaaattatttgttttatccaaattattaatttattgagTATTTTCTATGAaggttttatacttttatttatgaACATATATTAATCGATTGAATTAAACAcaaaaaatcaacacatattTAAGGatcaatttataattataaatttcatCGTTACCGATGCTATGAGAAGTGACAGCAAGAAGCCAAATGGAATAGTGTGAGATAGCAATAATCCCCACGGGAATTATTTACGTTCAGACATACCGTAGTAAATATAATCATGTATATATACCCATCACCGATCGATGCTCAGAATTCAATGTCAGAAAATGACACTGCACTGCAACCTTTATCAACTGCCAATCCAACCTAGCAGTATATAaatttttatctctcttttttACTCATGCCCTAACCCTTCCTCCAAACTTACCAAATCATCATTCCTCACTTTACCAAACAAAAAATTTGAATCAATCAATTCAATGAAACAGTGCTCACTCGTAAAAAAAAACTCGAGGTATTCTATAAAATGTAatcttgagaaaaaaaaaattaaaagtaaaaaatggaaaattgcATACAAGTAAAAACACAGGTCCTTCATGGCCTCCGCCCCAGCCGAAGTTCTAGGTCGAGCTCTTCGTTGCTCAGAGAGTCTTTGGTGATTTCATCGAGACCTCGAATATTGTTATTGTTGCTGTTGTCGTTGTTTGATGCAGATGGTTCCGTGTTTGTGGAGTGGCAAAGGGAGGAAACGACACTGGTGGGTGCCGTTTCGGTAGGTTTAAATGTATTGTTGGCGAAATGTTGGAAAGGAGATGAGTAATTAGGGAAAATGATGGAATTAGGGTTTCGTAAAGGGTAGACAAGGCACAATCCGTCAGCGCCGAATTCGTGGCCTGTTTGGATAAGTATCCGCGGCGGCTGAGAGGGGGCCAGGGGCGGTGGCGGCGGAACCTCGTGCAGCCTGGCTCGATCACGGCGGTGGACGTTCATGTGGCCGCCGAGGGCTTGGGCGGAGCGGAACTCCCTCCGGCAGAATGTGCACGTGTAGGAGCGCGGCGGCCACGTGCAGCCCAGCAGGTTGCCCGTCGTGTCCTCCTCGAACGCTCGGACTTCCCACGAATCGTCGTCTTCGTCTGGAGATGTctgattgttgttgttgttctGCATCGCGAAATGTGTGTGGGGTTGATTTGAATTTGGGAAGGAGGAGGTTAGGGACGTGAGTCCGAGGTAGGGAGCCATGAGACAAGTATCATTTAAAGGTGAAAATAAatgcaaatttaattaaaaaaaggaaaataaaaagggAAGAAAGATGATATGGTATAGTAATGGCGTTGAAGAAAGAGATGAATAAGAAAGAGATGAATAAGGGTGGTTAAAATAAGGGGATGGGCGTAGTGGGGAAATGGGGACAAAATTCTCATAGCACCGAAGATATCAACAAAGTTTTTGGGTATGCAGTTGGATTGTAGCTGTGAACACATATATAGATAGCTACATGAATATACATATAAgcatatgtatgtgtgtgtgtgttggtAAAAGATGTATCTTTGCACCTCCATTTGCGTACAAAAAGCAAACAAACTGTGCATTGGCTTCAACGTATGTCCATGTCGAACAATCTTTTTCCTTCATCTCCTAGAAAGAGAGTAAATAATAGAGTACTCCATATAGTCCTACTTAGCATAGATTGgctggattttatttatttgacttGTCACTTTAATCGTTGCTTGTAACGACAATCAGTCTTAATCACCTAATATGGATACACTTCCTTCTACacagttttgatttttgaacAGTTATGTTATCTACTACATATATAGTTTTCCTTTTTTAagtaattaagtaattaatgAAATATCTAACATCTAAAAACTCATCTTTATCTATAAACATGCAAGATTTAATTATGACTTTATTCTATCTaactaaaacataaataaattaagagGGTGCATGCTTGGCTAAGCTTGTTTTGTATCATAATATTCAAAGAGCTAATTATAATTGAgttgtcaaaaaaaaaaattctggaGAGATTGTAATTAGTTGTTAGA from Salvia splendens isolate huo1 chromosome 15, SspV2, whole genome shotgun sequence encodes the following:
- the LOC121766305 gene encoding AT-hook motif nuclear-localized protein 10-like; its protein translation is MDPPVEGHDADARPAKKKRGRPRKDGSGSTNSPDPSLSQSTPAAIPLSQTPDILAIQGTILKPHILKVQIGEDIVSKITALTKEESWKDETLCILSATGSVSTVDIGHDRNSVRLNIPKGCYGILSLNGSYSVSESRDCQTEGLMVSVVGSDGSVFSGTVVGTLIAASPVQVIVGGFSKAKGGGGRGRGRGRGRGGGSSSDPAPSDSRAPSARGSGSGGRGRGRGKGRGRGRGVGGGSTSAEGRRSPSSDSPSSAEGSGGGGSSDPPPSDMRTPSAKGSGSGGGVSSSNLPPPDFGAPSNPPSKLGGGGGGTPFH
- the LOC121767685 gene encoding AT-hook motif nuclear-localized protein 13-like; amino-acid sequence: MNPFDAELTRIEDTDTDGSPSVLTDAPPNKIRGRPSPRKGNRAIQGIDLTPYVLRVEIGEDIVSKIIAFTKEGSWKDETVVILSATGSISSVYIGYNGNSVIRIVPKGQYDILSLKGSFTVSKSKVCQTEGLMVSLAETDNSVFGGSVHGMLIAATPIQVVVGSFTNAKGDGGSGGGIGRGRRRGSGMGSSSNSPYYSGGSSF
- the LOC121767808 gene encoding transcriptional regulator SUPERMAN-like, which translates into the protein MAPYLGLTSLTSSFPNSNQPHTHFAMQNNNNNQTSPDEDDDSWEVRAFEEDTTGNLLGCTWPPRSYTCTFCRREFRSAQALGGHMNVHRRDRARLHEVPPPPPLAPSQPPRILIQTGHEFGADGLCLVYPLRNPNSIIFPNYSSPFQHFANNTFKPTETAPTSVVSSLCHSTNTEPSASNNDNSNNNNIRGLDEITKDSLSNEELDLELRLGRRP